One genomic window of Cannabis sativa cultivar Pink pepper isolate KNU-18-1 chromosome 2, ASM2916894v1, whole genome shotgun sequence includes the following:
- the LOC115721189 gene encoding mediator of RNA polymerase II transcription subunit 7a isoform X2, with amino-acid sequence MATATYPPPPPYYRLYKDYLQDPKSAPAPPPPVVGTYVCFGSTYTTDDILPSLEEQGVRQLYPKGSNIDFKKELRTLNRDLLLHILELADVLVSRPSQYARRVEDISLIFKNLHHLLNSLRPHQARATLIHILELQIQRRKQAVEDIKRRREEAQKLLKESLGAFEAQ; translated from the exons ATGGCAACAGCTACTTACCCGCCACCACCACCATATTACCGTCTCTATAAAGATTATCTTCAAGACCCTAAATCGGCTCCGGCGCCTCCTCCGCCAGTTGTAGGGACATATGTCTGTTTTGGGAGCACCTACACC ACCGATGACATACTTCCAAGTTTGGAAGAACAGGGTGTGCGGCAGTTATATCCAAAGGGATCAAATATTG ATTTTAAGAAGGAATTGAGGACGCTTAACAGAGATTTGCTGCTCCACATTTTGGAACTTGCTGATGTTCTAGTGTCCCGACCATCGCAATATGCAAGGAGAGTCGAGGATATATCTCTTATATTCAAAAACTTACATCATCTCCTCAATTCATTACGGCCTCACCAG GCTAGAGCAACACTCATTCATATTCTAGAACTTCAGATACAACGTCGTAAACAAGCTGTGGAAGATATTAAACG GAGGAGAGAAGAAGCACAGAAACTTCTCAAGGAGTCCCTTGGAGCATTCGAAGCACAGTGA
- the LOC115720694 gene encoding uncharacterized protein LOC115720694 → METSLGMESLAIKTDHKPEKIKNGKGVPLFHCDLYDTELVHKIAQAFLPGISTACVDNTSGDIFRTPASVAAEFRKEMVDYITQRSESFVAETFVLGDVPEVDVSANPYDIISDFVDDFATLKRNLLSRVSGWLLSEKREDKIDDFVQEMEINGFWLTDKREAIAQTLLKNVDFKNEYHCNMRFDSAEELTEHVGSCGFRSMNCENEGCNAMFSTRHREKHDSGCPFKIILCEQKCSDRIMRRDMDRHCITVCPMRLVSCPFYSVGCQSAIPHGVLDQHCSNNLHAHLLYVLRSIHKKTCEEDLEQRSNQVEKELSPSQLAKARDLRSLTTIVKDIETKLGPFKPKKENKDKEEKVETLNLLDEPEKFES, encoded by the exons ATGGAG ACATCTTTAGGCATGGAAAGCCTTGCAATTAAGACCGATCATAAACCTGAAAAGATTAAAAATGGTAAAGGAGTTCCCTTGTTCCATTGTGATCTGTACGATACAGAATTAGTCCACAAAATAGCTCAAGCATTCCTCCCAGGAATATCTACAgcctgtgttgacaacacatcAGGAGATATCTTTAGGACCCCAGCCTCAGTTGCTGCTGAATTCAGAAAGGAAATGGTTGATTACATTACTCAGAGAAGTGAGAGTTTTGTTGCAGAGACTTTTGTCTTAGGAGATGTTCCAGAAGTAGACGTTTCTGCTAACCCTTATGACATAATTTCTGACTTTGTTGATGACTTTGCTACTTTGAAGAGGAACTTATTAAGTCGAGTTTCTGGATGGTTGCTAAGTGAAAAGAGAGAAGATAAGATTGATGATTTTGTCCAAGAAATGGAGATTAATGGATTTTGGTTGACCGATAAAAGGGAAGCCATAGCTCAAACTTTGCTTAAGAATGTTGATTTTAAGAATGAGTATCACTGCAACATGAGATTTGATTCTGCAGAAGAGCTCACTGAACATGTTGGGAGCTGTGGTTTCCGATCAATGAATTGCGAGAACGAAGGATGTAATGCCATGTTTTCTACGAGGCATAGGGAGAAGCATGATTCTGGTTGTCCTTTTAAGATAATTTTGTGTGAACAGAAGTGCTCTGATCGTATCATGAGACGTGATATGGACCGACATTGTATCACTGTCTGTCCTATGAGGCTTGTCAGTTGCCCTTTCTATTCAGTGGGTTGCCAATCAGCTATACCTCATGGTGTGCTTGATCAACATTGTTCAAACAATCTCCATGCTCACTTACTTTATGTTCTTCGAAGTATTCATAAGAAAACTTGTGAAGAAGATCTAGAACAACGATCAAACCAAGTTGAGAAG GAATTATCGCCCAGTCAATTGGCAAAAGCTCGAGATTTGAGATCGTTAACCACTATAGTTAAGGATATAGAAACAAAGCTAGGGCCATTCAaaccaaaaaaagaaaacaaggaTAAGGAAGAGAAAGTAGAAACTCTGAATTTGTTGGATGAACCAGAAAAATTTGAAAGTTAA
- the LOC115721189 gene encoding mediator of RNA polymerase II transcription subunit 7a isoform X1, whose translation MATATYPPPPPYYRLYKDYLQDPKSAPAPPPPVVGTYVCFGSTYTTDDILPSLEEQGVRQLYPKGSNIDFKKELRTLNRDLLLHILELADVLVSRPSQYARRVEDISLIFKNLHHLLNSLRPHQARATLIHILELQIQRRKQAVEDIKRYCFMDLLSYSMSNFYDEIVSFVISSQALKGKAFLIIISEHFFFDFFWDLCRRREEAQKLLKESLGAFEAQ comes from the exons ATGGCAACAGCTACTTACCCGCCACCACCACCATATTACCGTCTCTATAAAGATTATCTTCAAGACCCTAAATCGGCTCCGGCGCCTCCTCCGCCAGTTGTAGGGACATATGTCTGTTTTGGGAGCACCTACACC ACCGATGACATACTTCCAAGTTTGGAAGAACAGGGTGTGCGGCAGTTATATCCAAAGGGATCAAATATTG ATTTTAAGAAGGAATTGAGGACGCTTAACAGAGATTTGCTGCTCCACATTTTGGAACTTGCTGATGTTCTAGTGTCCCGACCATCGCAATATGCAAGGAGAGTCGAGGATATATCTCTTATATTCAAAAACTTACATCATCTCCTCAATTCATTACGGCCTCACCAG GCTAGAGCAACACTCATTCATATTCTAGAACTTCAGATACAACGTCGTAAACAAGCTGTGGAAGATATTAAACGGTATTGTTTCATGGATTTACTGAGTTACTCAATGAGTAATTTCTATGATGAAATTGTCTCATTTGTTATTTCATCGCAGGCATTGAAAGGGAAAGCTTTTCTCATTATTATTTctgaacattttttttttgactttttctGGGATTTGTGTAGGAGGAGAGAAGAAGCACAGAAACTTCTCAAGGAGTCCCTTGGAGCATTCGAAGCACAGTGA